A part of Crassostrea angulata isolate pt1a10 chromosome 5, ASM2561291v2, whole genome shotgun sequence genomic DNA contains:
- the LOC128182686 gene encoding IST1 homolog codes for MFSTGPNYAKLKTNLRLIINRLKLLEKKKTEIASKARKDIADYISAGKDDRARIRVEHIIREDYLVEAMELLEMFCDLILARFGLIQTQKELDPGLEEAIASIIWASPRLQADVQELKLVTDQLTSKYGKEFAQACRTNELNNVNEKVMHKLGVQAPPKILVERYMMEIAKTYNVPFEPDPSVMSQDEIFAAENLLIDLGEKKGGGGGGNGGPSGGMGVLQPQSGGGASASAPSYPPPQSQYPPPQQMYPPPQDGKYPPPLPQMPPAGGIGAGGFVDPAHSAPPPGTGQQSYNDWLGEDPKKQVHSQPPPPAGFNPEAFPDLPAVPNSTLPDPGNSVGGSSAGGEDVDFDDLTRRFEQLKKRK; via the exons ATGTTCAGTACTGGACCCAACTACGCGAAACTGAAAACAAACTTAAGACTTATCATAAACCGTTTAAAATTGTTGGAAAAGAAGAAAACGGAGATAGCCTCTAAAGCGAGAAAGGACATAGCAGACTACATATCGGCGGGTAAAGATGACAGGGCGAGAATTCGAGTGGAACACATTATACGGGAGGACTATCTGGTGGAGGCCATGGAGCTCCTGGAAATGTTCTGTGATCTGATACTGGCCAGATTTGGTTTGATTCAGACTCAAAA AGAGCTGGATCCTGGATTGGAGGAAGCCATTGCAAGCATCATCTGGGCATCTCCGAGACTGCAAGCTGACGTACAAGAACTGAAATTGGTGACTGATCAGCTAACCTCCAAGTATGGAAAAGAATTCGCCCAGGCATGCCGAACAAATGAACTGAACAATGTCAACGAGAAAGTCATGCACAAACTTGGGGTACAGGCTCCTCCCAAAATCTTGGTAGAACGATATATGATGGAAATCGCAAAGACTTACAATGTGCCTTTTGAACCTGATCCCTCTGTGATGAGCCAGGATGAAATATTTGCCGCAGAAAACCTTTTGATAGATCTGGGAGAGAAGAAAGGCGGAGGGGGTGGTGGTAATGGGGGACCCAGTGGAGGTATGGGGGTGTTACAGCCGCAGTCAGGGGGTGGTGCCTCAGCCTCGGCCCCCTCTTACCCTCCTCCCCAGTCACAGTACCCACCCCCACAACAGATGTACCCACCACCCCAG GATGGGAAGTATCCTCCTCCTTTACCACAGATGCCCCCGGCAGGAGGGATAGGAGCAGGTGGATTTGTTGACCCCGCCCACTCAGCACCACCCCCAGGCACTGGGCAGCAGTCCTATAATGATTGGCTAGGGGAGGACCCCAAGAAACAGGTTCACAGTCAGCCCCCTCCCCCCGCAGGGTTCAATCCAGAGGCTTTCCCTGACCTCCCAGCTGTCCCCAACAGCACGCTCCCTGACCCTGGGAATTCCGTTGGGGGAAGCTCAGCGGGAGGGGAAGATGTTGACTTTGATGATTTGACCAGAAGATTTGAACAATTGAAGAAGAGAAAGTGA
- the LOC128185932 gene encoding uncharacterized protein CXorf65 homolog produces the protein MTFIIVEHGESENLILNPDCTCKLFLDFIREKCKVDPKDVVDLIDENAWASELFTKNPNENVVSLFSPRGVYILASVELYEDNAIKKITPLLQDWEKKYQFLERKLKHWDKKQQKIAEEKTEAELLQNGAPKENKEGKLNKKKSERGHSASGSSRKETKSPLPDATSSPKKTKKKRKVST, from the exons ATGACGTTTATCATAGTTGAACATGGAG AAAGCGAAAATCTTATTCTAAATCCTGATTGCACCTGCAAACTTTTTCTTGACTTCATAAGAGAAAAATGCAAAGTTGACCCCAAAG ACGTGGTTGATCTGATTGACGAGAATGCGTGGGCGTCTGAACTCTTCACCAAGAACCCGAACGAAAATGTGGTCTCCTTGTTCTCGCCCAGAGGGGTCTACATCCTGGCATCCGTTGAAT TGTATGAGGACAACGCCATAAAGAAGATTACCCCTTTGTTACAAGACTGGGAGAAGAAGTATCAATTCCTTGAGA GGAAATTAAAGCATTGGGATAAAAAGCAGCAAAAGATCGCAGAAGAAAAGACAG AAGCGGAGCTGCTGCAGAACGGGGCTcccaaagaaaacaaagagggGAAGCTGAACAAAAAGAAGAGCGAGAGAGGACACAGCGCTTCCGGTTCTAGCCGGAAGGAAACGAAGTCCCCCCTGCCTGACGCCACTTCATCTCCAAAGAAGACCAAGAAAAAACGAAAGGTCAGCACGTGA
- the LOC128185931 gene encoding uncharacterized protein LOC128185931 gives MEDKEGGGPTTDALPNSAENITHDNKTQDSATFKTDDNDTVKEEKQQEDDPEQDNTSPPQQAPEPVEESESLKKMRAELERMRVEDKNREEIAAAKYKEDFRHERNKLEEGRIAQGYMFNPDIRDIKSAIADIMKEERVCMLQRQIDALDKEEKQVQEEIDRKYGQLFSTDRKHDLTALANNFFSLPGNAGLPEHITRALTSEEIADLKIVFDLFDVKGRGYVSSNDLKKALAMLGFKASKAVLGNMISEVAGEKKVKVTFKNFLDFVVKSQGDGPDPYGEIKQAFDLLDTNGNGFLTLEDLRDASMECSLNFSNNTLREMLQEADKHGDGKINLADFTDIMLLTSKFKYAS, from the exons ATGGAGGACAAGGAAGGAGGCGGTCCTACTACGGACGCTCTACCAAATAGTGCTGAGAATATAACACACGACAACAAAACACAGGATAGCGCAACATTCAAGACAGATGACAATGATACCGTGAAGGAGGAAAAACAACAGGAGGATGACCCGGAACAGGATAACACCAGCCCTCCTCAACAGGCTCCAGAGCCCGTAGAAGAATCGGAGTCACTAAAGAAAATGAGAGCAGAGTTGGAGAGAATGCGAGTGGAGGACAAAAACCGAGAGGAAATAGCAGCGGCAAAATATAAAGAAGATTTTAGACATGAGCGTAACAAATTAGAAGAGGGGAGGATTGCGCAAGGATACATGTTTAACCCCGATATCCGGGACATTAAGAGTGCTATAGCGGACATCATGAAAGAAGAGCGCGTGTGTATGTTACAGAGACAGATCGATGCTCTAGATAAGGAGGAGAAACAGGTTCAGGAGGAGATAGACCGGAAGTATGGCCAGCTCTTCTCTACAGACCGGAAACATGACCTTACAGCCCTCGCCAACAACTTTTTCTCCTTGCCCGGAAATGCGGGTCTTCCGGAACACATCACGCGTGCTCTGACGTCAGAAGAAATAGCAGACCTAAAGATAGTGTTTGATCTGTTTGACGTGAAAGGAAGAGG aTACGTCAGTTCCAACGATTTAAAGAAAGCTCTAGCTATGCTAGGATTCAAAGCTTCAAAGGCAGTCCTTGGCAATATGATAA gtGAAGTGGCAGGGGAAAAGAAAGTGAAGGTGACTTTCAAAAACTTCTTGGATTTTGTCGTAAAAAGTCAAGGCGATGGTCCCGACCCGTACGGTGAAATCAAACAG GCCTTCGACTTGCTGGATACAAACGGTAACGGGTTTCTAACGCTGGAGGACTTGAGAGACGCCTCTATGGAATGCAGCCTCAACTTCTCTAACAACACGTTACGCGAGATGTTACAAGAGGCAGACAAACATGGCGATGGCAAGATCAATTTGGCGGACTTTACAGACATTATGTTACTAACCAGTAAATTCAAGTATGCGTCCTGA